Genomic DNA from candidate division WOR-3 bacterium:
CGGGATTAGTTAATATTATCGTTGGTTTGAAAACATTGCCAATTAAATAGTGTAATGCTTCTCCTTTTGTTCTATAATTCATTGTTCTTTTAATCTTTTCCAGAAAAGTACCATCAATTTTTATAATAATAAAATCTTTATCCAGATTAATCTTCTCTTGAAAATTATCCTCATTCACAAAATGATAAGATTTGCCTAACAAATTGCATATTTTCAAAATACTTCCTACTTGGTTTTCTATCAAAGCATTCGTGGGATATATGAAAAAGGCATTTTCATTATAAAAGAATATAGGCAAAGCGGCAGCCATTGTTTTACCACTACCTGTTGGAGTTACAAGGATAAAAGATTTTTGCTTATTGAATTTCTCAAATAATTCTTTTTGATGCGGGTAAAGATCAAAGCCTTTTATTTTTTTTAACGGTATTCTTGGAAGTCTAAACTCATCAACTTCCATTTGTCAACCCCATCCTTTGCAGTATTCTTTTTGGTATTTGAATAATATGTTTCTCGGACTTGTCCTTTTTTTGTTCAATGAACCAATCATTTTTGATAGAAGCATATCGGTAGAAAGAATGCGGAGGGATTTTGGATATAATTCCACCTGTTATCTCTCCGTTTACATCTAAAGGATTTACTGGATGAGAAGGAGATTTTTCATCTGGGCTAAATTGTGCGGTAGAACTTTGTATTTGTTCCCAATATATTCTTGCCGGAATATTCTTCTTTCCCAATCTGACTACTGAAGGTGGGATAAAACCATTAAATGTGAACAGATAGAACTTAAATGCAATGGGGTTTTCTTTTTCAAATCTGGAGGCGAATTCTGGAACCAAGACAGTCTTAAATCCGTATTTAGGTGAATTATATTTATCAGTATCTCTCCCTGGAGTTTGTCTCAAATCATCTATTGCATTATACATAATTGATTCTCTTCTACTTGCAAAGCTTCTTGCAGGTGTTGAATAACAGGAAAATTTTTCTAAATCTTCAAAATATCTGGGAGTGTTTCCTTGGTATATAGCATAAGAGAACTGATTTATTGCATAGGTCAAAGCATAGTTGTGAATTACTGGAATGGTTGTGGAGATTCTACTAATTTCAGATGAAGAAAACCATAAGAAGTCATGAAGGAATAAGCAACCGTAAAATGTCTGGATATTATGTTCAGAGAGATTTATTTTATCCAGAATATCACTCATTTTTAGCTCTGTGTCTCTCTGAATTTTTGGACATCCTTATATATCTTATAAAGAAAATCACTACCTAATTGCTGATTTCTTGCTTCATCAATTACAGTTTTTAATTCATCGACTATCTCCTGTCCACCATTTTCTTGTACATTTCCAGTATTTGCCCCATTTCCTTCCTCTTTTTTATCATCCAATATCTTTATCTTATCAGGATTAGCAGTATACTGCAAGTAATCTCTCAGAATAGCAACAACAGTTTGTTCTATTTCTAAGGATGTCTTGTCTTCAATATTTATTTTTTTGTCATATAATTCAAGAGTAAATTCAAGTGGGGTTATTATTTCCTCCCATCCTGCTGCAATGCCAACTATATGATTTCTTATATCTCCTCCAATTCTCGTTTCTGCACCGTAACTTTTTGCGGATAATAGAGTTTTTATCGTCAGAATCAACTCCTCTCTTGAAACACTTTTTAGAGTTACAATAGATGGAAAAATAGTAGCCGGTTTAACAACATATCTACTCCCAAGTGCCTGGCCAGTCATTATATTTTTGTCATTAATTGCATTGAATGTTATTGTTTCCTCAATATCATCCCATGGAAGTAATGAAAATGCTGTAGAATATTCTATTCTATGTTTTATGTTTGCCTCTTGACTTAAAGCAGTTGCGCCATATAACACACATCTAGGACATTCCATGCATAATTTATCCTTTAAATAGCACTGCTTTATTTTTTTCACCTTTTTCTCATTATTATTATCCCCTAACTCTAACTTATCATTTTCAATACCGCCCTGTTTTTCTACGGCTGTCCTGAGCATCCTTTCTAATTCTCTTGATTCAACTGCCTTTTGTTTTGAAGCAAAGAAAGCAACCCTACTAATTTGCTCCTTGCTATTTATAGAAAGTGGAGTTGCTACTGTATTTAACTCTTTTGTATCCTCTGTTCTTAAAGCAGTATAATCCAATATCTCCCTTATTAGGAAAATTTGAATAGTCTTTGCTCCAATGATGGGCTCTGGTTTTTCAACCAAGTAATCTCCTAACAAAGTGTTTATATCCATTCTTTCCTCCTTTTTTGTTTTACTATCAGTCATTATTAACCTCCTCTATATCTATAATCTTTTTTCCTAAATCCTTGTGTTGTTGCCAGAAATTTCTGATATCTTCTTTTTGCTTTTCGTTACCTTCTTTAAAGTATTTTCCAGTTTTTGTAGGAAACCTTATATCATTCCAATCTGTTATATGCTGTTTTCCCCATTTTGATTTTAAATCATTAAGTTTATTATTATATGTTTTTTTAAGATAGTTGATAAAATCTTCTCTAATTTGCTCTAACTCCTGTATATTCTTTTTCCGCCGACAGAAATATACCTCGTAATCTATCATTTCCATTACTCTGGGAAGCTCTGTTGGTAATAATTCCTGTCTGAAATTTAGTAACTCATCGATTGCCTTTTCCATAACTTGTATTGCTTCATTGCTTACATAACCAGAAATTCTATTCATTTCGTGCATTCTCAGAGCCCGCGCTTTTATGAATTCTGGCGTATTTTTTCTATTTTTTGACATTTCGATAATTTTTGAGACTGGTCCCATGACGCTATATTTACTGGACGTGTTGGAGACAGAATAAAAATCTAGATATTCGCTTAGTTTTTTCACCAAGTTATTAATCTTTTCTTTTCTTTCTTTCAGGTTAATTTCGCCTGAAGTTACCATAATAATTGACCTCATTGTAATACCTCCTTTGTGTTTTCTATGAGGTTATATGTTTCAATATGACCTGCGTAGTTCGTCCTCTTCCCAGCCTTTTTATTTTTCTCATCCTGCATTTCAATCCTTCTCAATATATGCCCTTCAGTTCTGGCTGTTAATATTTCAAAAAGACCTGTTCTATCTGAATATGCTGTTTTAAGTGTTAAGATAATTGCTGAAGCAATTGCTTTTAGCCATTTTTTTGCAGAGTAAATGAGCTTTCCTTTGGAGTTAATATAGTCATAATCTCTAATCCATTCATCACCCACTATCTGTCTGATAAGATGGTTCTCTGGCACATATACCAACCCCCGTCTCTGAGTTATGTCTATTTTATTTATTTTATCAGTAATTGCCACAGCACAATTCAATTTAAGAGCAAGGATAATGGAGATGAATAACTCTCTGAAGGCACCGTTAACCTCTGCTTCATTTCCCCATTTTATTGGATTAATTAAAGGAACTATTACCACATTAGCTGTTTGGGCAATGATTTTATAAGTTTCTCTTATTTTATATGCTCTTTTAACAACTTCTCTTGCTAATTCTATTCTGTTATTTCTCAAATCATTCCAGAAATCATGCCAATTCTTATAATTTTCTCCCCATTCTCTATTTATGATCTCCAGAGCCTTATTATAATCTTTTTCCTTGCCTTTTATAGGTAGATTTTCCTCTTCAAAATATTTGATTAATTCATCTGTTAAAGCTTTATCAATTTTTTCTTCCTTTTGTTTTGTTATTACCAAATCTTCCAGATTTTTTGTGTCAATGTCATCAAAATACTGTAAAACATTCTGTGCAATATTATAAGTTTTAGATAAATCCATCCTGAGTTCTGGGTTGTCAGTTAATCCAGACATTAAACTCTCTGCACGCTGTTTGATTCTAAACACTTTATCTATAAATTGCTTACCCAACTGTTGAGAAAAGTTAAATTGAGGGAAGAGATAGATGGTTTTGTCCAAGGGACCATTGATTTTAGTTAAGATCTGCCTTAAATATATTTCGCTTCTACAAGCTTCACATATCACTATTTTCCCAGCCTTTCCATGGCATACCGCTCTATTTGTAAAAGCCTCTGGGTTGTCTACAATGTCACTCGTTGTTTTTTTACCTCTATCAAAAAATCTATTGCAAATAGGACAAAGATGAATGCCTGTTTCCTTCTTCGTATTTAGTTTTGATTTTTTATAATATTTTAGCTCCTCTACAGAATTTATCTTTTCTCTTAATGGATAAACAATATCCTCCGTAAAATCCTTGGCCATTTTCTCCGATATTCTTCTTTCAGGTTTGTGTCGTATATCAACTCTTTGCCAAATCCAATTCAATAATCCCCGAAGAATATCCAACCTTTTCTTTTTATCTAAATTCTTAACTACCAAATCCCGGCTCAAACTCTTATCTTTTAGTTTATCTAAAATTTCAACTGTTTTGAGCTTCCAAAAAGGAATAACAGAATAGGCAAATTCATGAGGATAATCATTGTTTGACATTGACATTAATTTCTCAAAATTCCCTTCTCCAAATATGCTGTTATATATGGATTTTACTTCGTCTTTTATGTCAATTCCCCATATCTCTTTATCAATGGATGCTTTAAAAAATTTAAATAGAGCCACTTCATCTTGGCATTCAATAATTCTATAGCAATAATCTTTTATTTGATTTAATAAATTACCATTATTATCTTTCTTTAATGTTTTTACTTTTTCATCTATATTTTTATCCTTTTTTATCTTATTTTTAGTAATAACTTTCTCCTCTTCCTTCCAGACTGAAAAATAAATATATGATTCTAAAATTTTTCTTACATCAGGTTTATCCATATTATCTTGAAATTTAGATAATGACTCTTTCCATTTGTTAGACATAAATTTTTTTAGAAATTTTTGGAATTCAGATGGATTTCTTCTTCCTCTTACTTTTTCTAAATATGTTTTATATTCACTGTAATCGAATAGTTCTGGTCTTGGGATAGGCTTATTATCCATTATTACATGAGGAACAACCCCATTTATTACATCAGTTTTAATTTTATTCTCAACTAAGTTTTTTAGCCTATCAATTATTTCATTGCTTGTAGGATTATTTTTTTCCCTTAAACTCACATATATAGTTCCTTCAGGAAAGTATAAAAGCGGTGTCCAACCTTTTTTTTCATAAGACTCTTGACAAGCTTTATGCAAGAATGTAGAAGAAACACCTCTTATGTTTATCTGATAATAAGTAGAGTAAAAATACTTAGAAAGAGAAAATCTCGAAGGATTATTCAATAAAATATAAGCTTCTAAAGGACTGGAACAGGAAACAAGATTATCAACTGAAGCAATAATATTAGAAATATCCTTCCATTTTTCTGTCTTATGCTTTGCGATAACAGAAGAAATTATATTGCCATCAGTTTTAGTCGAGGACATATGAAATTTTATCGCATCAATAACCGAATTTATATCCTTAATACCAAAAATATTTGACAATTGCCCTACAATTTCTTGAATCAAGTCATCATCTATATGTTTTGGGGGTTTTCTATTTTCCTTAACTGCTTTCTGCCACTCATCTTTTTCTTTCCCCACGTCATGTGCGATAGCAGAAATTAACAAAACCTTCTCTTCTTCATTTGAGAAAACTTTCTTTTCTCTCAATAAATCCAATAACTTTTCAACAACATCATAAGTTATTAAAGAATGTTCTAATAATGTTTGATTAAAAGGAAAAGTTTTGCCAATTTTATTCTGCCACCCTCTCGCCTTAAATAGTCTTAATAGTTGCGCTCTATATTTACTCACAATAAACCCCGCCATCTACAAATGGATTTCCGGTCAAGGTGAAATATCCTGTCTGCTTAGAAGCCTTTATCCCTTCAATCACTTTACACCATTCCCTTCTTTCTTACTCCATATATTATATTTATCTTTTATGCCATTTCAATACCATTTTTCACCGCCAGAATTCAAATAAAAAAGGTATGTTCTCAGCAGTATCTGCTGAAGTAAACATACCTTCTCTTTTCTTCATTATATATATTATTACCCCATAGTCAAGAAAAACCAACATATCCTAATATCATCCATACTTTTCAATCATCCCGAATCCCTGACTGTTTTTTGCCCCCAGTCCGCAGTCAAATGCGATTCTAATCAATGAAGCCGAACCCCTTAATATGTATATTCCAGACCAGGCTTTAATCACGGTCTTTTTGTAAAAAATAATATGAAGATTACGTTTTGATACCTTTTTTGGCTCTATAGAAAAAGTTAATCCTTCTTCAGTTTCACCATGATTAAGCAAGGCATATTTCTTAAATAAATTCTCTTTTATCAACCGGGAGAAATCAGGTTCAAACGGTGAATAATAATAAGTCTTTTTCTTATTATCACGTGTCAAAAGCGTACTATAAACAGTAATCGGGGAAAGAACCCGAATTATTATCTCCTCACCATATTTTTCAGAAAAAGGGACTTCTATGCTATCAACAGAGCAAAAATTGCTGCCCAGTTTGAATTTTCCTTTGCGTGCAAGGCTGGCGGCGAATGATTCTAAAATCTCGGTAATCGGTGAAGCAATCCACAGACTGCATTTGCCTGGATAGACAATCACATCTTCCTGTTGTATAAATTTACCATAGATACGGGAAAACGTAAAGAGACGAAACCGCCTCTTTTCATATTGGTAACCCCGGTCATGAACAAATCGGGCGATGTGTCGGCTTAAATTTCTATAGATAAACGCCTGCACCAAATAGTTGTGATGCCTGGGAAGCATAACTCCCTTTTTTGATAATGCACTGAAACTTATCTTTATCCTCAATTACACTCCTATTTCCTCTATACTCAGTTATTATTAAAGTTTACCCATGTTTTCGCCCAAGTCAAGCAGAATTAGTGGATGCGCCAACACATCGCTGTCAGGGGAAATTGGGTAAGTTAGTTAAGATGGTATTAAGGTACCATAGATTATGTACAACAGCGAATTTTAATTCACCATTAAGGAAATAATTACCCTGAGAGTTTATCAATGTAAGTATTGCTTCACAAGGCTTACCTCTGGTTAAACGCTTATGTCTTTCCTCTTGAGTCTCCATGTGTTATTTCCTTCTATCATTTCCTTAATAAAATTTTCACAAAACCTTATAAATTTTCTC
This window encodes:
- a CDS encoding DEAD/DEAH box helicase, which translates into the protein MEVDEFRLPRIPLKKIKGFDLYPHQKELFEKFNKQKSFILVTPTGSGKTMAAALPIFFYNENAFFIYPTNALIENQVGSILKICNLLGKSYHFVNEDNFQEKINLDKDFIIIKIDGTFLEKIKRTMNYRTKGEALHYLIGNVFKPTIILTNP
- the cas7d gene encoding type I-D CRISPR-associated protein Cas7/Csc2, which translates into the protein MTDSKTKKEERMDINTLLGDYLVEKPEPIIGAKTIQIFLIREILDYTALRTEDTKELNTVATPLSINSKEQISRVAFFASKQKAVESRELERMLRTAVEKQGGIENDKLELGDNNNEKKVKKIKQCYLKDKLCMECPRCVLYGATALSQEANIKHRIEYSTAFSLLPWDDIEETITFNAINDKNIMTGQALGSRYVVKPATIFPSIVTLKSVSREELILTIKTLLSAKSYGAETRIGGDIRNHIVGIAAGWEEIITPLEFTLELYDKKINIEDKTSLEIEQTVVAILRDYLQYTANPDKIKILDDKKEEGNGANTGNVQENGGQEIVDELKTVIDEARNQQLGSDFLYKIYKDVQKFRETQS
- the cas6 gene encoding CRISPR-associated endoribonuclease Cas6 produces the protein MRIKISFSALSKKGVMLPRHHNYLVQAFIYRNLSRHIARFVHDRGYQYEKRRFRLFTFSRIYGKFIQQEDVIVYPGKCSLWIASPITEILESFAASLARKGKFKLGSNFCSVDSIEVPFSEKYGEEIIIRVLSPITVYSTLLTRDNKKKTYYYSPFEPDFSRLIKENLFKKYALLNHGETEEGLTFSIEPKKVSKRNLHIIFYKKTVIKAWSGIYILRGSASLIRIAFDCGLGAKNSQGFGMIEKYG
- the cas5d gene encoding type I-D CRISPR-associated protein Cas5/Csc1, which encodes MSDILDKINLSEHNIQTFYGCLFLHDFLWFSSSEISRISTTIPVIHNYALTYAINQFSYAIYQGNTPRYFEDLEKFSCYSTPARSFASRRESIMYNAIDDLRQTPGRDTDKYNSPKYGFKTVLVPEFASRFEKENPIAFKFYLFTFNGFIPPSVVRLGKKNIPARIYWEQIQSSTAQFSPDEKSPSHPVNPLDVNGEITGGIISKIPPHSFYRYASIKNDWFIEQKKDKSEKHIIQIPKRILQRMGLTNGS
- the cas10d gene encoding type I-D CRISPR-associated protein Cas10d/Csc3, whose protein sequence is MAGFIVSKYRAQLLRLFKARGWQNKIGKTFPFNQTLLEHSLITYDVVEKLLDLLREKKVFSNEEEKVLLISAIAHDVGKEKDEWQKAVKENRKPPKHIDDDLIQEIVGQLSNIFGIKDINSVIDAIKFHMSSTKTDGNIISSVIAKHKTEKWKDISNIIASVDNLVSCSSPLEAYILLNNPSRFSLSKYFYSTYYQINIRGVSSTFLHKACQESYEKKGWTPLLYFPEGTIYVSLREKNNPTSNEIIDRLKNLVENKIKTDVINGVVPHVIMDNKPIPRPELFDYSEYKTYLEKVRGRRNPSEFQKFLKKFMSNKWKESLSKFQDNMDKPDVRKILESYIYFSVWKEEEKVITKNKIKKDKNIDEKVKTLKKDNNGNLLNQIKDYCYRIIECQDEVALFKFFKASIDKEIWGIDIKDEVKSIYNSIFGEGNFEKLMSMSNNDYPHEFAYSVIPFWKLKTVEILDKLKDKSLSRDLVVKNLDKKKRLDILRGLLNWIWQRVDIRHKPERRISEKMAKDFTEDIVYPLREKINSVEELKYYKKSKLNTKKETGIHLCPICNRFFDRGKKTTSDIVDNPEAFTNRAVCHGKAGKIVICEACRSEIYLRQILTKINGPLDKTIYLFPQFNFSQQLGKQFIDKVFRIKQRAESLMSGLTDNPELRMDLSKTYNIAQNVLQYFDDIDTKNLEDLVITKQKEEKIDKALTDELIKYFEEENLPIKGKEKDYNKALEIINREWGENYKNWHDFWNDLRNNRIELAREVVKRAYKIRETYKIIAQTANVVIVPLINPIKWGNEAEVNGAFRELFISIILALKLNCAVAITDKINKIDITQRRGLVYVPENHLIRQIVGDEWIRDYDYINSKGKLIYSAKKWLKAIASAIILTLKTAYSDRTGLFEILTARTEGHILRRIEMQDEKNKKAGKRTNYAGHIETYNLIENTKEVLQ